From Pongo pygmaeus isolate AG05252 chromosome 2, NHGRI_mPonPyg2-v2.0_pri, whole genome shotgun sequence, a single genomic window includes:
- the LOC134739114 gene encoding protein fantom-like: MNEQLGCCSRSPTHTKRSINPPKAGSSYLPPLPLLPRPHLPGSRDQAGLHPAPRRPCPSRAALPVCREVLVANAAWHRLAYYSPARPPASRSQGTASAPPAPPAPAGAAAATLAPDLSRPKVLAEGESAQGAGRLAAAPDARGSLRLPQVHPTGCRRRRRRCSCRGVLGAAARRLAKSCSVSRLECGGTVSAHCNLCLPGSSDSPASASRVAGITGSHQHAHKPMTDALQKVF; this comes from the exons ATGAACGAGCAACTGGGCTGCTGTTCCCGGTCACCAACGCACACGAAACGTTCAATAAATCCACCGAAGGCTGGCTCCTCGTACCTTCCTCCACTGCCCCtgctccccaggccccacctccccgGCAGCCGAGACCAGGCAGGGCTCCAC CCCGCGCCCCGGCGCCCGTGCCCCTCTCGGGCGGCGCTGCCTGTGTGCCGAGAGGTGCTGGTTGCAAACGCAGCCTGGCACCGGCTGGCCTACTACTCCCCAGCCCGGCCCCCAGCCTCCCGCTCGCAGGGCACTGCCTccgcgccccccgcccccccggcCCCAGCCGGCGCGGCCGCCGCGACCCTCGCCCCCGACCTCTCCCGACCCAAAGTTTTGGCGGAGGGGGAAAGTGCCCAAGGAGCGGGCCGGCTGGCGGCGGCTCCGGACGCGCGGGGTTCCCTCCGTCTTCCTCAAGTCCACCCTACcggctgccgccgccgccgccgccgctgctccTGCCGCGGAGTCCTTGGGGCTGCAGCCCGGCGGCTCGCAA agtcttgctctgtctccaggctggagtgcggtggcacagtctccgctcactgcaacctctgcctccccggttcaagcgattctcctgcctcagcctcccgagtagctgggattacaggctcacaccagcATGCCC ACAAACCAATGACAGATGCTTTACAGAAAGTGTTCTAG